A genomic segment from Cyanobium sp. NIES-981 encodes:
- a CDS encoding SAM-dependent methyltransferase, producing MSAPPPPCPVWLAERLRNCGGAVPFQRFMAWALHDPDHGAYGAGRLRIGRDGDFVTSPALGPDFAALLAPQLAAWLSAHGPGPLALVEAGPGEGALALELAQALQRHWPALAARTTLWLVEPNAGMAERQRRLLQASPLPCRWTCWQELAAAPVRGVVLAHEVLDALAVERIVWDGALWRRQLVRLVEGGSTGPRLRLEPGEPLEPEALAHLAALGLDPPGEQRPAGWCTELHPGSGPWLEACAAALAAGPLLVIDYALEAWRYYAPQRSAGTLLAYRGQRASTDPLLEPGAWDLTAHLCIDTLQEQARRAGWRVLGQCRQGEALLALGLAERLHGLQHDPPAGQASGLAERLELREALLRLVDPHTLGDFRWLAFSRGPMATPRFLLPPAPAP from the coding sequence GTGAGTGCACCCCCCCCGCCCTGCCCGGTCTGGCTGGCGGAGCGGCTGCGGAACTGCGGCGGAGCGGTGCCGTTCCAGCGCTTCATGGCCTGGGCGCTGCACGACCCCGACCACGGCGCCTATGGCGCCGGCCGCCTGCGGATCGGGCGCGACGGCGACTTCGTCACCTCCCCCGCCCTCGGCCCCGACTTCGCGGCCCTGCTGGCCCCCCAGCTGGCCGCCTGGCTCTCCGCCCACGGGCCAGGTCCGCTCGCCCTGGTGGAGGCGGGCCCGGGGGAAGGAGCGCTGGCCCTGGAGCTGGCCCAGGCCCTGCAGCGCCACTGGCCCGCGCTGGCCGCCCGCACCACCCTCTGGCTGGTGGAGCCGAACGCCGGCATGGCGGAGCGGCAGCGCCGGCTGCTGCAGGCCTCGCCCCTGCCCTGCCGCTGGACCTGCTGGCAGGAGCTCGCGGCCGCGCCGGTGCGGGGCGTGGTGCTGGCCCATGAGGTGCTCGATGCCCTGGCGGTGGAGCGGATCGTGTGGGACGGGGCGCTCTGGCGCCGCCAGCTGGTGCGGCTCGTGGAGGGCGGCAGCACCGGCCCCCGGTTGCGGCTCGAGCCCGGCGAACCCCTGGAGCCTGAGGCCCTGGCGCACCTCGCCGCCCTCGGGCTCGATCCGCCCGGGGAGCAGCGCCCGGCCGGCTGGTGCACGGAACTGCACCCCGGCTCCGGCCCCTGGCTGGAGGCCTGCGCCGCCGCCCTGGCCGCAGGACCGCTGCTGGTGATCGACTACGCCCTGGAGGCCTGGCGCTACTACGCCCCCCAGCGCTCCGCCGGCACCCTGCTGGCCTACCGGGGCCAGCGGGCCAGCACCGATCCGTTGCTGGAACCGGGAGCCTGGGATCTCACCGCCCATCTCTGCATCGACACGCTGCAGGAGCAGGCCCGCCGGGCCGGCTGGCGGGTGCTGGGCCAGTGCCGCCAGGGGGAGGCCCTGCTGGCCCTGGGTCTGGCCGAGCGGCTGCACGGCCTGCAGCATGACCCTCCGGCCGGCCAGGCCAGCGGGCTGGCTGAACGGCTGGAGCTCCGGGAGGCCCTGCTCCGCCTCGTGGACCCGCACACCCTGGGGGACTTCCGCTGGCTGGCCTTCAGCCGCGGCCCCATGGCCACCCCCCGCTTCCTGCTCCCCCCCGCTCCGGCGCCCTAG
- a CDS encoding cation:proton antiporter subunit C has product MDTFRLLEALVLGALLAGLLGLIGRQNLFLKALAMDVMGTAAVALFVLVAARSGLRTPVVADPEALSRLGAWADPIPQAVILTAIVIGLSIQAVLLVVITRLSAVDPLLEPASFEQLQASQAPSAPGAAAPASRAAP; this is encoded by the coding sequence ATCGACACCTTCCGACTGCTGGAGGCCCTGGTGCTGGGGGCCCTGCTGGCCGGCCTGCTCGGATTGATCGGCCGCCAGAACCTCTTCCTCAAGGCCCTGGCCATGGACGTGATGGGCACCGCCGCGGTGGCCCTGTTCGTGCTGGTGGCCGCCCGCAGCGGGCTGCGCACGCCCGTGGTGGCCGATCCCGAAGCGCTCTCCAGGCTCGGCGCCTGGGCGGATCCGATTCCCCAGGCCGTGATCCTCACCGCGATCGTGATCGGTCTGTCGATCCAGGCGGTGCTGCTGGTGGTGATCACCCGGCTCTCGGCCGTGGACCCGCTCCTGGAGCCCGCCAGCTTCGAGCAGCTGCAGGCCAGCCAGGCCCCCTCCGCCCCGGGCGCTGCCGCCCCGGCCAGCCGGGCAGCGCCATGA
- a CDS encoding proton-conducting transporter membrane subunit, whose product MTLLIAWLLLPFLGAFLSALLPSTARWLALGCALATTAVGALLFNGTCPWFLQLTGPLGVLLQADALAAPFLLLNGLVVLAVVLDTWSRRPPGPFLLLVMVLLGGLNSAFLAVDLVSLYVALEVVGVTAFLLILQKREPQQLWIALRYLLVGNTVMTVYLVGVALLYLNTGSFRLAALGAPGLEPRNLAVVVALLLVGLLTKSGVFLSGLWLPRTHAEAPADVSALLSGVVVAGGLCPLLRLANQLPQLQPLLGLIGLASALLALLYALADTDLKRVLAWSTLGQAGLVLLSPATGAVYALAHGLAKACLFLLAGRLGSRDLRTWRLQPLPAALGLPWYVASLSIAGAPFLLGFWTKDQLASVVGAGSGMLPVPQVLVLAMAGTAAVYARLCWRPIRWEWAPPAPGPWLLAALLLVGGLALGPLPPPGSAGKALGVLAFGLGLFSGLTLIALGLQRRRLPASDPLPVPWPAPLPLPLPDLERLQELLGGLAVVGAVLVGLLMPREVLWPG is encoded by the coding sequence ATGACCCTGCTGATCGCCTGGCTGCTGCTCCCCTTCCTGGGGGCCTTCCTCTCCGCGCTGCTGCCCTCCACCGCCCGCTGGCTGGCCCTGGGCTGTGCCCTGGCCACCACGGCCGTCGGGGCGCTGCTGTTCAACGGCACCTGCCCCTGGTTCCTGCAGCTCACCGGCCCGCTGGGGGTGCTGCTGCAGGCCGATGCCCTGGCCGCTCCCTTCCTGCTGCTCAACGGGCTCGTGGTGCTGGCCGTGGTGCTCGACACCTGGAGCCGGCGCCCGCCGGGCCCCTTCCTGCTGCTGGTGATGGTGCTGCTCGGCGGCCTCAACTCGGCCTTTCTGGCGGTCGACCTGGTGAGCCTCTACGTGGCTCTCGAGGTGGTGGGGGTCACGGCCTTCCTGCTGATCCTGCAGAAGCGGGAGCCCCAGCAGCTCTGGATCGCCCTGCGCTACCTGCTGGTGGGCAACACGGTGATGACCGTGTACCTGGTGGGCGTTGCCCTGCTCTACCTGAACACCGGCAGCTTCCGCCTCGCTGCCCTGGGCGCGCCAGGCCTCGAACCCCGCAACCTGGCCGTGGTGGTGGCCCTGCTGCTGGTGGGCCTGCTCACCAAGTCGGGGGTGTTCCTGTCGGGGCTGTGGCTCCCCCGCACCCATGCCGAGGCTCCGGCCGACGTGTCGGCCCTGCTCTCCGGCGTCGTGGTGGCCGGTGGTCTCTGCCCCCTGCTGCGCCTGGCCAACCAGCTGCCCCAGCTGCAACCCCTGCTCGGCCTGATCGGCCTGGCCAGCGCCCTGCTGGCGCTGCTGTATGCCCTGGCGGACACCGACCTCAAACGGGTGCTCGCCTGGAGCACCCTGGGCCAGGCCGGCCTGGTGCTGCTCAGCCCCGCCACCGGCGCTGTCTACGCCCTGGCCCATGGGCTGGCGAAGGCCTGCCTGTTCCTGCTGGCCGGCCGCCTCGGCAGCCGGGATCTGCGCACCTGGCGGCTGCAGCCGCTTCCGGCCGCCCTCGGCCTGCCCTGGTATGTGGCTTCCCTCTCGATCGCCGGCGCTCCCTTCCTGCTCGGGTTCTGGACCAAGGACCAGCTCGCCTCCGTGGTGGGAGCTGGCAGCGGCATGCTGCCGGTGCCCCAGGTTCTGGTGCTGGCGATGGCAGGCACGGCGGCCGTCTATGCACGGCTGTGCTGGCGGCCGATCCGGTGGGAGTGGGCGCCTCCGGCTCCGGGCCCGTGGCTGCTGGCCGCGCTGCTGCTGGTGGGCGGCCTGGCCCTCGGGCCCCTGCCGCCGCCGGGGTCCGCCGGCAAGGCGCTGGGGGTGCTCGCCTTCGGCCTGGGGCTGTTCAGTGGTCTCACCCTGATCGCCCTCGGCCTGCAGCGGCGGCGCCTGCCCGCCTCCGATCCGTTGCCAGTGCCCTGGCCGGCACCCCTGCCGCTGCCCCTGCCGGATCTGGAGCGGCTGCAGGAACTGCTGGGCGGCCTGGCCGTGGTGGGAGCCGTTCTGGTGGGCCTGCTGATGCCGAGGGAGGTGCTGTGGCCCGGATGA